From a region of the Panicum virgatum strain AP13 chromosome 2K, P.virgatum_v5, whole genome shotgun sequence genome:
- the LOC120659659 gene encoding sulfoquinovosyl transferase SQD2-like, with product MAAAAVVPRPPPSLPTRAFPSASSTSCSSRRYPLRLRRSMPRPLVCAAASSSVWMPDPDLEPEPARDDQPAPESRPRRIALFVEPSPFAYVSGYKNRFQNFIKYLREMGDEVIVVTTHEGVPQEFHGAKLIGSWSFPCPWYQKVPLSLALSPRIIGEVARFKPDIIHASSPGIMVFGALIIAKLLCVPLVMSYHTHVPIYIPRYTFSWLVKPMWLIIKFLHRAADLTLVPSVAIGRDLQAARVTAANKIRLWNKGVDSESFHPRFRNKEMRSRLTNGEPEKPLILYVGRLGVEKSLDFLKRVMDRLPGSRIAFIGDGPFRAELEQMFSGMPAVFTGTLQGEELSQAYASGDVFVMPSESETLGFVVLEAMSSGVPVVGARAGGIPDIIPEDQEGKTSFLYTPGDVDDCVSKIERLLSCEELREMMGRAARKEMEKFDWRAATRKIRNEQYSAAIWFWRKKRAQLLRPVQWVVRRLLRPTMPGAGNTVAKQS from the exons atggcggccgccgccgtggtgccCAGGCCGCCTCCTTCTCTTCCTACCAGGGCCTttccctccgcctcctccacctcctgctCTTCCCGGCGGTATCCCCTAAGATTAAGAAGAAGCATGCCCCGCCCCCTTGTGTGCGCCGCTGCATCGTCCTCCGTCTGGATGCCCGATCCGGACCTGGAGCCTGAGCCCGCCCGCGACGACCAGCCCGCGCCCGAGTCCAGGCCCCGCCGCATCGCCCTCTTCGTCGAGCCCTCGCCCTTCGCCTACGTCTCCGGCTACAAGAACCGCTTCCAGAACTTCATCAAGTACCTCCGGGAGATGGGCGACGAGGTGATTGTGGTCACCACGCACGAGGGCGTGCCTCAAGAATTCCACGGAGCCAAGCTGATTGGATCCTGGAG CTTCCCTTGCCCCTGGTATCAAAAGGTTCCGCTCTCGCTGGCGCTGAGCCCTCGAATCATCGGAGAAGTTGCTAGATTCAAACCTGACATTATTCATGCCTCTTCCCCTGGGATTATG GTATTTGGCGCGCTAATTATCGCAAAATTGCTCTGCGTCCCTCTAGTAATGTCATACCACACCCATGTTCCAAT TTATATACCAAGATATACGTTCAGCTGGCTTGTCAAGCCCATGTGGCTAATCATTA AATTCTTGCACCGAGCTGCAGATCTCACACTGGTACCGTCGGTTGCGATCGGCAGGGATCTTCAAGCTGCCCGTGTTACAGCAG CCAATAAGATACGCCTTTGGAACAAGGGTGTTGATTCAGAAAGCTTCCATCCTCGCTTCCGAAATAAGGAAATGCGTTCAAGGCTGAC TAATGGTGAACCAGAGAAGCCACTAATATTGTATGTTGGACGCTTAGGAGTGgagaaaagtttggattttctTAAGAG AGTCATGGATCGACTTCCAGGATCAAGAATTGCGTTTATTGGAGATGGCCCATTCAG GGCTGAGCTTGAGCAGATGTTCTCAGGTATGCCTGCAGTGTTCACGGGTACGTTGCAAGGGGAAGAGCTATCGCAGGCATATGCCAGTGGGGATGTGTTTGTGATGCCTTCGGAGTCAGAGACGCTCGGGTTTGTGGTGCTTGAGGCCATGTCATCAGGAGTTCCGGTAGTTGGCGCTCGAGCTGGAGGAATACCTGATATTATACCAGAAGATCAGGAGGGGAAGACCAGCTTTCTGTACACACCAGGGGATGTTGATGACTGTGTTAGCAAGATCGAGCGTCTCTTGTCATGCGAGGAGTTGCGAGAGATGATGGGGAGGGCTGCCAGGAAGGAGATGGAGAAGTTTGACTGGCGAGCAGCGACGAGGAAGATCCGGAATGAGCAGTACAGCGCTGCCATCTGGTTCTGGCGCAAGAAGAGGGCACAGCTGCTGAGGCCTGTCCAATGGGTGGTCCGGAGGCTGTTGAGGCCGACGATGCCTGGGGCTGGCAACACCGTCGCGAAGCAATCATAG